The following nucleotide sequence is from Methanomassiliicoccales archaeon.
TCATTTGTGTCTGAGTTTGGAAAGGGGGGCAATTTCTCCCTTAGAAATGAAAGTAGGCGCATTCAAAAAGTATGGCTCAATTCTTCATTTAGGGTCCCCCTTATTAAGAAGGGAATAGAGAAGGCAGGGAGCATTAACAAACTCGGACGTGTTCTGGGTTATCGCAGCAGAGTCCACCCTGGTTGGAGCATAAGGCAGATACTCTTAGGCAAGCAAGCATTTCCTTTAGAACGCCTCAAGAAGCTGTCAGAATTCCTCGATTATCCCATTGATGATATCATGCGGCACCTGTCGGAACCGAGGCATATCACCCCAGAAAGCACTCGCCGGGCACTTCAAGAATGTGGCCTTCATTATTATCTTCCCAGGTGATCGTCGGACACATAATGTGCATACGTCTGCCAAGAAAGTCGCCTTTCAATTAATCTAAAATCGAAGCAAGATTTTCCCGCCAGCAACCTGAATCAGAAAAGTTATTTATAGTATCAAAAAGATAAACAGAATGTCGGACGTTATGTCCGACCGAAGGGATGGGAGTGTTATTCAGACGCAAGCGTCAAGAACAGGATGAGGCCACCTATTCACTCATCCACAGAGGAGTCTACCGAGTGCCCGACTTCTACGAAGACGACGAGGGCAAGAGGTTCAAGGGTGCGAAGGTGGCCTATAGTTTCTGGAGCGCCGTTAGATACACTTTCTTCCTTTCATTGCTGCTCTGGTGGTTGCCCATCTTCGGGCAAATGATCGCCGGATATGTTGGAGGAAGAAGAGCGGGCACGCCCTGGAAGGGAGTGGCTGCAGCACTGATTCCAGTCACGGTATTCTTCGTCGTCATGATGGCAATGGATATGGGTTATCTACCCACTGAGTTCTTCGGGATCAGTCTTTCACCTGCTGCCCTGCTTGGGTCAATCGCCGCCGAAATTCCTCTAATAGAGCCGTTCCTGAACTTCAGCGTCATGTACCTCGATTCGTTCCTGGATGCGATCCAGGCAACTACTTCTCTTCGTTTGGACAGCTATATCATCACTATCGCTTTCGCATACATTGGTGGGATTCTTTCCGAGCAGACCAGGAGGGAGATGGATTATGTTTCTAAGACCGGTGGTCCAAAGACCACTGTCGTAGTTGAAGGCACACACACCTCCCCCCAGGAAGTCGCCTCTTCCATACCCTCCTGGTCAGCTCATTTGCTTCAGCCTAGGAGGAGAACCACCGCCCCCATGAGTTTCGAGGAAATGACCCCCCTCGGTGCCAGGGCCTATGCGGATTATCTACCAGAGCAGACTATCCAGCCTACCCGACGTGCAATCCACCGGGAGGAAGGGGTAGGCGACATCGACCCCCAGGAACTGAAGCTACTTCAAGCTAGGAATCAAAGCATGATCAAGAACCAGAAGAAAGTGGAGAGGAAGGTACACGGTAAGAACAAAAGCGTACCCTTCGTCAAGAAGGGGAGCAGGAAACGCCTGGTCAAAACTGGGCAATCAGAGATACCGAAAGCTCCTGAGGAGCAGCTTCAGCGCAATGGAGACTGGGAGTTCATCTGAGCTCTTTTTCCTCCCACAAGTCCACAGTCACCTCTCCACACCACATCACTTTTTATGATGGCCAGATGATGAATTGTAGAAAGTTTAACTCAGAAGAGTTTTTATAGAATCATAGATTAACCCGAAATTGGCGATAATGATATGTTCTGTCCAGAATGTGGTTCGTTGATGTTCCCGAGAGAGGGGTTTTTCAAGTGCAGCCGATGTGATTGTGAGAAGGAGACCAATGGGACTTCACAAACATTCAAGACCAAGACCCGGGAAAGAGAAATCGCCGTAATCGATTCCAATGCCCCTACACTCCCTAAGACGCGTGTGGAATGTCCCAAATGTGGCCACTATGAGGCGTTTTGGGTACTGAGGCAGACACGAGCAGCGGACGAGCCAGAGACCCGGATATACCGATGCACCGAGTGCGGCCATTCCTGGCGT
It contains:
- a CDS encoding transcription factor S, whose translation is MFCPECGSLMFPREGFFKCSRCDCEKETNGTSQTFKTKTREREIAVIDSNAPTLPKTRVECPKCGHYEAFWVLRQTRAADEPETRIYRCTECGHSWREY